Part of the Enterobacter pseudoroggenkampii genome, TTCGACTGGCTGGATATTCTCTGGTTTTCAGATGACGCGCTGGATCAGCTTTGCGCGGCGCTCCGTCGCCCGTCCGTTATCTATACCGATACCACGATGGCGCTCTCCGGGATCAACAAAACGCTGCTGTCCACATTCGGGGGCGAATGCCGCTGCTATATCAGCGACCCGCGGGTGGTGGCGCAGGCAAAGGCCCAGGGAATCACCCGCTCGATGGCGGCCGTGGATATCGCGGTGACGGAAGAGAGCGAGAAGATCTTCGTCTTTGGCAATGCGCCCACGGCGCTGTTTCGCCTGCTTGAGCATGATGTTGCCGTCAGCGGCGTGGTGGGCGTCCCGGTGGGGTTTGTGGGGGCGGCGGAATCGAAAGAGGCGCTGACGCACAGCCATTTGCCCGCGATTGCGGCACTCGGGCGCAAAGGCGGCAGCAATGTGGCGGCGGCGATTGTAAACGCCATGCTCTATTACCTGCAGGGGGCGCGATGAGCGATTCCACTTTCGATTCCCCGGTATGGCATAACGGGAAGGCATTACGTAAAGGCTACACCACCGGCTCCTGTGCGACCGCGGCAGCGAAAGTCGCCGCACTGATGGTGCTGCGCCAGCACCTCATTCATCAGGTCTCCATTGTGACACCCTCCGGCGTCACGCTGTGTCTGAACGTGGAATCGCCGCACATTGAAGGGCAGCAGGCGATTGCGGCCATCCGCAAAGACGGCGGTGATGACGTCGACGCCACCCACGGCATGCTGATTTTCGCCCGTGTGACGCTCAACGACAGCGGCGAGATTACGCTGGCGGGCGGCGAAGGCGTGGGGACCGTGACGCGCAAAGGCATTGGCCTGCCCATCGGCAGCGCGGCGATCAACCGCACGCCGCGTCACACCATTGAGTCCGCCGTGCGCGAGGCGATTGGCCCGACGCGCGGGGCCAACGTGGAAATCTTCGCCCCTGAAGGCGAAGAGCGGGCGCAGAAAACCTACAACTCACGCCTCGGGATCCTGGGCGGTATTTCGATCATCGGCACCACCGGCATTGTCACGCCGATGTCAGAGGAGAGCTGGAAACGCTCGCTTTCTCTGGAGCTGGAGATTAAACGCGCGGCCGGGTTGGAGCGGGTCGTGCTGGTGCCGGGCAATCATGGCGAGCGCTTTGTGCGCGAGCAGATGGGCATTGATCAAGATGTCGTGGTCACCATGAGCAACTTTGTCGGCTACATGATCGAAGAGGCGGTGCGGCTGGGGTTTCGCCAGATAGTGCTGGTCGGCCACCCCGGCAAGCTCATCAAAATTGCCGCCGGGATATTCCACACCCACAGCCATATCGCCGATGCGCGCATGGAAACGCTGGTGGCGCATCTGGCACTGCTCGGTGCGCCGCTGGAATTACTCACCGTCGTCAGCGAATGCGATACCACCGAAGCGGCGATGGAACATATCGACACCTGGGGTTTTCAGGCGCTTTACAGCCATCTCGCCGAACGGATCTGCCTGCGCGTAATGCAGATGCTGCGCTTTACCAAAAATCCGCCGACCTGTGACGCCATTCTGTTTTCCTTTGATAACCAGGTGCTGGGCAGCAACCGCCCGGTCGAGGCGATTGCCTGGGCGCTGCAATGTTAACGGTCGTAGGAATGGGGCCTGCGGGGTTGCGCCTGATGACGCCCGCCGCGCGTGAAGCGATCGATCGCGCCGATGCGCTGGTCGGCGGAAAACGCCATCTGCTGCAGTTCCCGGCGTTTTGCGGCGAGACGTTTGTCCTGGGGGCCAACATTCCGGCGCTGCTTGCCTGGGTTGAGGCGCGTCAGGAGAAAAAGGTGGTGATTGTGGCCTCCGGCGATCCGCTCTTTTACGGCATCGGATCGCGGATGGTGGCGCATTTCGGTATGGCGCGCGTGCGCATTATTCCCGGTATCAGCGCGGTGCAGTACCTGTGCGCGCAGGCGGGCATTGATATGAATGAGATGTGGCTCACCAGCAGCCATGGCCGCAACGTGAACGTTGACGAGCTGGCACGGCATCGCAAAGTGGCGATGGTCACCGATAGCCAGTATGGGCCGAAAGAGATTGCCGCGCAGCTGGTGGCGCGCGGGAAGGGCCATCGCTGGATGGTGATTGGTGAAAACCTGGCGATGGAAAATGAACGGATCCACTGGCTGCCCGTCAGTGAGGTCAGTGCCGACTATGAGATGAATGCGGTGGTGATCCTCGATGAAAGATGAACTGTTTCTGCGCGGCGAAACGGTGCCGATGACCAAAGAGGCGGTACGCGCGCTGGCCCTCACGAAGCTCGAGCTGCATCGCGCCAGCCACCTGATTGACGTCGGTGCGGGAACCGGGAGCGTGTCGATAGAGGCGGCGCTGCTGTTTCCCTCGCTGCACGTGACGGCCATAGAGCGTAACCCTGCGGCTCTGCAGCTGCTTGCGGAAAATCGCCAGCATTTTGCCTGTCGCAATATCGCGATTTTGCCGGGCGTTGCGCCCTTACCCGTGGCGGATAAGGCCGATGCGGTCTTTATGGGCGGTAGCGGCGGCCATCTGACCTCGCTTATCGACTGGTCCCTGCGCCAGCTACATCCAGGCGGACGTCTGGTGATGACGTTTATCCTGCAGGAAAACCTCACTACTGCGCTGGCCCATCTGCAGCAGATCGGCGTCCAGAACATTGATTGCCTGCAAATGCAGGTCTCCGCGCTGACCCCGCTCGGCAGCGGTCACTATTTCAAACCGAATAATCCCGTTTTTGTTATCGCCTGTCAGAAGGAAGAACACCATGTCTGAGACGTTTGATTCCCGTTGCGTGTGGTTTGTCGGTGCCGGTCCCGGTGACCGTGAGCTCATCACGCTCAAGGGCTACCGGCTGCTGCAGCAGGCGCAGGTGGTTATCTATGCCGGTTCGCTGATCAATACCGAGCTGCTGGCGTATTGCCCGCAGGGAGCCGAATGCCACGACAGCGCGGAACTCCATTTAGAACAGATAATCGACCTGATGGCGGCGGGCGTGAAGGCCGGAAAAACGGTGGTACGTTTGCAGACCGGCGATGTCTCGCTCTACGGCTCCGTTCGTGAGCAGGGCGAAGAGCTGACCAAACGCGGCATTGCCTGGCAGGTGGTGCCCGGCGTCAGCGCTTTCCTCGGCGCCGCGGCGGAGCTTGGGGTGGAATACACCGTCCCTGAAGTCTCGCAGAGCCTGATTATTACCCGCCTCGAAGGCCGCACGCCGGTGCCGGAACGTGAACAGCTGGAGTCATTTGCCAGCCATCAGACCTCCATGGCGATTTATCTCTCGGTCCAGCGTATTCACCGGGTGGCGGAACGCCTGATTGAAGGCGGTTATCCGGCCACCACGCCCGTTGCCGTCATTTATAAAGCGACCTGGCCGGAAAGCCACACCGTACGCGGCACGCTGGCGGATATCGCCGACAAAGTACGCGAGGCGGGGATCCGCAAAACGGCGCTCATTCTGGTCGGGAAGTTCCTGGGCGAGGAGTATCACTACTCAAAACTCTATGCCGCGGATTTTAGCCATGAATACCGTAAAGCCTGAGCCCATCGCGCTGTTTTGCCTGACGCCGGGCGGCGTGCGGCTGGCGAAGCGTCTGGCGGCAATGTTGCCGGTCACCTGCTTTACCAGCGAGGCCCTGCGGGAAGAGGGCTTTATCTCCTTCGACGGCGGCTTTGCCCCGGCGGTGCGCGAGGCGTTCACGCGCTACCCGGCGCTGATTTTTATCGGCGCCACCGGCATTGCGGTGCGCGTTCTGGCGCCACTCATCCACGACAAGCTGAGCGACCCGGCGGTGGTGGTGATCGACGAGCGTGGGCAGCACGTGATTAGCCTGCTTTCCGGCCATGCTGGCGGGGCGAATGCGCTGACCCGCTATCTGGCGGAAATGCTGGGGGCGGATCCGGTGATTACCACCGCCACGGACGTCAACGAGATGGCCGCGCTGGATACCCTTGCCTTCCAGCTGAATGCCCGAATGCGCGATTTCCGAACGACGGTGAAAATCGTCAACCAGATGCTGGTGAGCCATCAGCGGGTAGGGCTGTGGTGGGATGCGGAACTCGACGACGACGTCAGCCGGTGCGATCGGCGCGGGTTTATCACCGTGAGCGACCTGCAGCACCTCCCGGAAATGGATGCGCTGGTGTGCATTACGCTGCGCAACACGCTGCCGGAACTGCCGTTACCGCACTGGACGCTGGTTCCCCAGCGGGTCGTGGCGGGCATCGGCTGTCGACGCGACACGCCGTATCCGCTGCTGGCGACCCTGTTGATGCGCCAGCTTGCGGCGCAGCAGTTCGATCCGCTGGCGCTGAAAGCGATTGGCAGCGTCTCCCTTAAAAAAGACGAAGCGGGCCTGCTTCAGCTTGCCGCCTGCTGGGGTGTGCCGTTTGAAACCTTTACCGCTGACGCGCTGCGTGAGCACGAACACCGCTTTCCAGCTTCACCGTTTGTACGCCAGACGGTTGGGGTGGGGAGCGTCTCGGGACCGGCAGCGTGGCTGCTGAGCCATGGGCAACTACAAGGAGAAACCCTGCGCGAACAGGGCGTCACTATCACTTTGGGAGTTTCACACTGATGTTAACCGTAATTGGAATCGGCCCGGGCTCGCAGGCCATGATGACCATGGAAGCCGTAGACGCGCTGCAGGCGGCAGAAATCATCGTTGGCTACAAAACCTATACCCATCTGGTGAAGGCCTTCACCGGCGACAAACAGGTGATCAAAACCGGGATGTGCAAAGAGATTGAACGCTGTCAGGCGGCGATCGAGCTGGCGCAGGCCGGGCATAACGTCGCGCTTATCAGCAGCGGCGACGCCGGTATTTATGGCATGGCGGGGCTGGTGCTGGAACTGGTCAGCAAACAGAAGCTGGACGTTGAGGTTCGCCTGATCCCCGGGATGACGGCCAGTATTGCCGCCGCGTCTCTGCTTGGCGCGCCGCTGATGCACGATTTTTGCCACATCAGCTTAAGCGATCTGCTGACGCCGTGGCCGGTCATTGAAAAACGCATTGTTGCTGCGGGAGAAGCGGACTTCGTCATCTGTTTCTATAACCCGCGCAGCCGGGGTCGCGAGGGCCATCTGGCACGGGCGTTTGAGCTGCTGTCCGCCAGCAAAAGCCCGCAAACGCCGGTAGGGGTAGTGAAGTCTGCCGGGCGCAAAAAGCAGGAGAAGTGGCTGACCACGCTGGGCGACATGGACTTTGAGCCGGTCGATATGACAAGCCTGGTGATCGTCGGAAATAAGGCCACTTACGTTCAGGAGGGGCTGATGATCACACCCCGGGGCTATGTGCTGTGAACTATGGCGACGTGCTGGTCATGGGCGGCACCAGCGATGCCCGCGCGATCTGCCAGCAGCTGGATGCGGCCGGCGTGGCCTACACCCTGTCGGTGGCGACGGCCACCGGGCAGCGGCTGGCGGGCGACATTAATGGCCGGGTGCGCTGTGGCCGCCTGGAGCCGCAGCAGATGGTTGACTGGCTTGCGCAAAACAGGACCCGCTGGGTGATTGACGCATCGCATCCCTACGCTGAGGTGGTCAGCCGCAACATCCTGGCGGCCTGTGAAACGGTGGGCGTGTTGCTTAGCCGCTATCAGCGCCCCGAACAGCTCAGCGAGCTGACGCATCCGCTGCTCTACAGCGTGCCGGGCATAGAAGAGGCCTGCGACATCGCGCGGCGGCTGGGCGAACGCGTGCTGTTGACCACCGGCAGTAAAGATCTGGCGCGCTGGCGCGCCGGGCTGCCGGAGAAAACGCTGCTGGCCCGGGTGCTGCCGGTGCCCGAGGTCCTTGAGCAATGCGCCGGGCTTGGCTTTGGCGTTACCGAGATCTTCGCGATGTGCGGGCCATTCAGCGCTGAGTTTAACGCGGCGTTTTATCGCCAGTGCCGGGCTGACGTGATGATCACCAAAGCGTCCGGTGCGGAAGGCGGCTATCGGGAAAAGGTTCAACCCTGTCTGGATGCGGGCATCCCCTGCATCGTGATTACACGCCCGGCGCCGCTGGTGACGGGAGACGAGTTACTGGAAAGTCAGGCCGCATTCGCCGGGCGCTTAGCCCGCTGGCTGGCCGCTGCTTAAGGAGTTAGAGATGAAAAAGGCGCTTCTGGTGGTCAGCTTTGGTACCAGCTACCACGATACCTGCGAGAAAAACATTGTGGCCTGCGAGCGTGCGCTGGCGGAAAGCTGCCCTGACCGCGAGCTGTTTCGGGCATTCACCTCCGGGATGATCATTCGCAAGCTCAAACAGCGTGACGGCATTGAGATCGATACGCCGCTGCAGGCGCTGAAAAAGCTTGCGGCTCAGGGATATCAGGACGTGGCGATCCAGTCCCTGCACATCATCAACGGCGATGAGTACGAGAAAATCGTCCGTGAAGTGCAGAGCCT contains:
- a CDS encoding cobalt-precorrin-4 methyltransferase, whose translation is MSETFDSRCVWFVGAGPGDRELITLKGYRLLQQAQVVIYAGSLINTELLAYCPQGAECHDSAELHLEQIIDLMAAGVKAGKTVVRLQTGDVSLYGSVREQGEELTKRGIAWQVVPGVSAFLGAAAELGVEYTVPEVSQSLIITRLEGRTPVPEREQLESFASHQTSMAIYLSVQRIHRVAERLIEGGYPATTPVAVIYKATWPESHTVRGTLADIADKVREAGIRKTALILVGKFLGEEYHYSKLYAADFSHEYRKA
- the cbiG gene encoding cobalt-precorrin 5A hydrolase; the encoded protein is MNTVKPEPIALFCLTPGGVRLAKRLAAMLPVTCFTSEALREEGFISFDGGFAPAVREAFTRYPALIFIGATGIAVRVLAPLIHDKLSDPAVVVIDERGQHVISLLSGHAGGANALTRYLAEMLGADPVITTATDVNEMAALDTLAFQLNARMRDFRTTVKIVNQMLVSHQRVGLWWDAELDDDVSRCDRRGFITVSDLQHLPEMDALVCITLRNTLPELPLPHWTLVPQRVVAGIGCRRDTPYPLLATLLMRQLAAQQFDPLALKAIGSVSLKKDEAGLLQLAACWGVPFETFTADALREHEHRFPASPFVRQTVGVGSVSGPAAWLLSHGQLQGETLREQGVTITLGVSH
- the cbiD gene encoding cobalt-precorrin-5B (C(1))-methyltransferase CbiD, which codes for MSDSTFDSPVWHNGKALRKGYTTGSCATAAAKVAALMVLRQHLIHQVSIVTPSGVTLCLNVESPHIEGQQAIAAIRKDGGDDVDATHGMLIFARVTLNDSGEITLAGGEGVGTVTRKGIGLPIGSAAINRTPRHTIESAVREAIGPTRGANVEIFAPEGEERAQKTYNSRLGILGGISIIGTTGIVTPMSEESWKRSLSLELEIKRAAGLERVVLVPGNHGERFVREQMGIDQDVVVTMSNFVGYMIEEAVRLGFRQIVLVGHPGKLIKIAAGIFHTHSHIADARMETLVAHLALLGAPLELLTVVSECDTTEAAMEHIDTWGFQALYSHLAERICLRVMQMLRFTKNPPTCDAILFSFDNQVLGSNRPVEAIAWALQC
- a CDS encoding cobalt-precorrin-7 (C(5))-methyltransferase, whose protein sequence is MLTVVGMGPAGLRLMTPAAREAIDRADALVGGKRHLLQFPAFCGETFVLGANIPALLAWVEARQEKKVVIVASGDPLFYGIGSRMVAHFGMARVRIIPGISAVQYLCAQAGIDMNEMWLTSSHGRNVNVDELARHRKVAMVTDSQYGPKEIAAQLVARGKGHRWMVIGENLAMENERIHWLPVSEVSADYEMNAVVILDER
- a CDS encoding cobalt-precorrin-8 methylmutase, whose amino-acid sequence is MQYIQQPQAIEAKSFDIIGEIIRETRPEYRFASPLHEAIVKRVIHTTADFDWLDILWFSDDALDQLCAALRRPSVIYTDTTMALSGINKTLLSTFGGECRCYISDPRVVAQAKAQGITRSMAAVDIAVTEESEKIFVFGNAPTALFRLLEHDVAVSGVVGVPVGFVGAAESKEALTHSHLPAIAALGRKGGSNVAAAIVNAMLYYLQGAR
- a CDS encoding cobalt-precorrin-6A reductase → MNYGDVLVMGGTSDARAICQQLDAAGVAYTLSVATATGQRLAGDINGRVRCGRLEPQQMVDWLAQNRTRWVIDASHPYAEVVSRNILAACETVGVLLSRYQRPEQLSELTHPLLYSVPGIEEACDIARRLGERVLLTTGSKDLARWRAGLPEKTLLARVLPVPEVLEQCAGLGFGVTEIFAMCGPFSAEFNAAFYRQCRADVMITKASGAEGGYREKVQPCLDAGIPCIVITRPAPLVTGDELLESQAAFAGRLARWLAAA
- a CDS encoding precorrin-3B C(17)-methyltransferase, giving the protein MLTVIGIGPGSQAMMTMEAVDALQAAEIIVGYKTYTHLVKAFTGDKQVIKTGMCKEIERCQAAIELAQAGHNVALISSGDAGIYGMAGLVLELVSKQKLDVEVRLIPGMTASIAAASLLGAPLMHDFCHISLSDLLTPWPVIEKRIVAAGEADFVICFYNPRSRGREGHLARAFELLSASKSPQTPVGVVKSAGRKKQEKWLTTLGDMDFEPVDMTSLVIVGNKATYVQEGLMITPRGYVL
- a CDS encoding decarboxylating cobalt-precorrin-6B (C(15))-methyltransferase codes for the protein MKDELFLRGETVPMTKEAVRALALTKLELHRASHLIDVGAGTGSVSIEAALLFPSLHVTAIERNPAALQLLAENRQHFACRNIAILPGVAPLPVADKADAVFMGGSGGHLTSLIDWSLRQLHPGGRLVMTFILQENLTTALAHLQQIGVQNIDCLQMQVSALTPLGSGHYFKPNNPVFVIACQKEEHHV